The following proteins come from a genomic window of Malus domestica chromosome 02, GDT2T_hap1:
- the LOC103405967 gene encoding protein GRAVITROPIC IN THE LIGHT 1, with product MLPTGARDTQLRESNSQKVHPQPMEEAMNQNPEAVEALISKVFTNISSLKSAYIQLQAAHTPYDPEKIQAADRLVISELKNLSELKHFYRENNPSPVCVSPQDSRLAAEIQEQQILLKTYGVMVKKFQSEIQNKDSEILQLQQHIEEAKQKQAKLEKNLKLRGMSRKESEGSTDENGFLPADLTPDLFISVVEAAYKAIHDFSKPLINMMKAAGWDLDAAANSIEPSVIYAKRPHKKYAFESHICQRMFSGFQQESFSLQVDNLTVTKEGFFHQYVTLRDMDPLDVLGQNPDSIFGRFCRSKYLVVVHPKMETSFFGNLDQQNYVMGGGHPRTPFYQAFLKLAKSIWLLHRLAHSYDPRAEVFQVKRGSEFSEVYMDSVVKNLIMDENDEKPKVGLMVMPGFWIGGSVIQSRVYLSGMKVAE from the coding sequence ATGCTACCCACTGGAGCAAGAGATACTCAACTTCGCGAGAGCAATAGCCAGAAGGTTCACCCACAACCCATGGAAGAGGCCATGAATCAGAATCCAGAAGCTGTGGAAGCCTTGATATCTAAGGTTTTCACGAACATCTCTTCTCTGAAATCAGCATACATTCAGCTCCAAGCTGCTCATACTCCCTATGACCCTGAAAAAATTCAAGCTGCCGATAGACTTGTAATTTCTGAGCTAAAAAACCTCTCTGAACTTAAGCATTTCTACAGGGAGAACAATCCCAGCCCAGTTTGTGTTTCTCCACAGGACTCTCGCCTAGCTGCAGAGATTCAAGAACAACAAATTCTTTTGAAAACATATGGGGTTATGGTTAAGAAATTCCAGTCTgaaattcaaaataaagatTCTGAAATCCTTCAGCTCCAGCAGCATATTGAAGAGGCAAAACAGAAGCAAGCAAAGTTAGAAAAGAATCTAAAGCTCAGAGGCATGTCTAGAAAAGAATCAGAAGGTTCTACTGATGAGAATGGTTTTTTGCCTGCAGATCTAACTCCCGATCTCTTCATATCGGTTGTTGAAGCTGCATATAAAGCTATTCATGACTTTTCTAAACCGTTGATTAACATGATGAAAGCGGCTGGGTGGGACCTCGATGCTGCAGCCAATTCAATTGAACCCAGTGTTATTTATGCTAAGAGACCTCACAAGAAGTATGCCTTTGAGTCGCATATATGCCAAAGAATGTTTAGTGGCTTTCAGCAGGAAAGTTTTTCCCTTCAAGTAGACAATCTTACAGTGACTAAGGAGGGTTTCTTCCACCAATATGTTACATTACGGGACATGGATCCATTGGACGTGCTTGGCCAAAATCCAGATTCTATTTTTGGGAGATTCTGCAGGAGCAAGTACCTGGTAGTGGTTCACCCGAAAATGGAGACTTCGTTTTTTGGGAATTTAGATCAGCAAAATTATGTTATGGGTGGAGGGCATCCAAGAACTCCATTTTACCAGGCTTTCCTAAAACTCGCCAAGTCAATATGGCTTTTGCATAGGCTGGCTCATTCTTATGATCCTCGGGCTGAAGTCTTTCAGGTCAAGAGGGGGAGTGAGTTCTCAGAGGTTTATATGGACAGTGTGGTGAAGAATTTGATAATGGATGAAAACGATGAAAAGCCTAAGGTTGGTCTGATGGTTATGCCTGGTTTTTGGATTGGAGGTAGTGTGATTCAAAGTCGGGTTTATCTCTCTGGCATGAAGGTTGCTGAATGA